CTAAAGATTGGGCATCCGGCCCCGACGCACGCGAAGAGGCGAATCCCGTCGTCGTGTTCTCACACTGCTTTACATGCAGCAAAGATCTGAAGGCGACCGTACGGATCTGTCGAGCATTGGCCAAATCAGGGATTGGTGTTCTGCGATTCGATATGACGGGGCTGGGCGGTAGCGAAGGCGAGTTCTCTGAATCCAATTTTTCGACCAACCTCGCTGATCTCGCATCAGCGATTCGATTTGCAACGGGCGAATTAGGACGCGTCACCGGACTGGTTGGGCACAGCTTTGGCGGCATCGCATCTCTCGTGACGGCCTCGCGTGCAAGTCAAGCAAGTCAGCATCATTTTCCCGAGCTGGCGGGCTTAGCAATGGTCGCAACATTAGCCGCCCCAAGCGATTCTGCGCACCTCGCTTCGCTACTGCAGAGGATGAATCCTGCGATCATCGATGATGGTGTCGGCGAAGTGACAATCGGAGGGATTCGGTGGACGATCACAAAGCAAATGCTTGAAGATTTTCGTTCCCATCAAGTCGCAGATTTACTGACTGCCATCGAATGTCCGGTCTTGCTGATGCATTCGCCCGTCGATGAAACGGTTGCATTCGATCATGCGCTGCGATTGATGTCGCTGCTGTCGCAGTCACCATCCCCCGAGCGATACGGTTCCGCCAACGCTGCGGCCAAGCCAGTCAGTTTGGTTTCACTTTTAGGTGCCGACCATCTGCTGGCAACCAACCCTGATGATTTGGTCTTTGTTTCGGATTTAGTCGCCAGTTGGTGTTGGCGTTATCGCAGCTAGTGCAATCGGTTCAACTGATTCGAACGTTTAAAATCACGCGATTGTGATTGCAGCAATCAGCAAGCCGATTGAAAACGTGCATCGCTTTCAGTGAAGGGCTACAGTAGTAGGACTGTCTACTACTAGATTGTGCGCTATAGAAGGGAAGCAGGTTGCGAATGGGTATCCGAATGTTGGTTGTTCATTGTGTGGCCGCTGTTTACGTAGCAGCAGTTGCCCTTTCGATCACCTCAGTTAATTCTGCTTCTGCCGACGGAATCGTGGACGCCAGATCTTTGGCGGTGGTGAAGTCACCAATTCGATTCGCCGGTGAGCTCGAACTCATCGAGCGTTCACCCAATGGCCGGTTTCTAGCTCTTGTTTGGAAGTCAGATGGCAATATCAAGCCTGCTGAGCAACAGCGTTTCCTCCAACTGGCCGATGCGCAATCTCTCAGGCCCCTCATGCAGCCAAAAAAGATTGGCGGCAAAAATCGTGCGGGTAGCCTGAGCTTTTCCGCAGATGGGAAGTACTTGGTCGTCGGAATCGATTATGGATTTCAGCTATGGGATACCGAAGCGAAAAAGGAAATCAGTCGTTCAGATGGCCGGAGCAGCATTTGGCAATCACAATTTCATCCGGTTCGCCGAGAGATAATCACCATCGGTGGGACCAAAGATATCCAGCGATGGCAGATTGCTGATCTGTCGTCGGCCGAAACGATTAATTCAGGCCTCGATCAAGTTCGAAGAATTCGATTTCGGCCCGTTGGAGATAGCTTGCTCGTCTTTGGGAAGCGGGCCGGCAAGAATGTCTTGGAGCTACAGAGCTACCCTGATTTCAAAGTGATGGTGAAATACCCAGCGGAACTTGACCCCAAGCTGATCACTGAACTTCGATTTTCTCCGGATGGCGAGCGGTTCGTTTTTCGAAGGCCTGGCGGGGTTCTCGGAGTCGGCAAGGTTAACGAAGGAAGATTTCAGCCGGAAATCAACTGTGGTGCGACGGTTCATAAATATCGGTTCATCAACGTCAACACGATCTTGGCATCGGTGGGCGACGGTCAGCTGAAATTGATTCAGGTCGAGCTGCCATCGATTTCCAATTTCCTAAACCTGGATCTGGCATCCAGCCAGTTCGAGGTTTTGCAATCACCACCAAGGCTGGTTGCAGCAACAAAACTTCCCAGCGGCATCTCACAGATTTCGGCCTGGAATATTTTGCCAATCGTTCAAATGCGTGCCGGTGGCGTTTTGACTGCGCAGGAGCATCTGGAGCAGGGAATTCGGCTCTGCTTGGAAAAGTCGGATTGGAGCCAAGGATTGCGGCATTTGATTGATGCAAAGCATCCGGTGATCAGTCCACTGGCAACAGCGGATGCGTCGGGCTTGAATCCACTGACACGGTTAACCTTGGGATCCAAGTGGCAGCAGCTTGCGGAGGGTTCGGCGGAACCTGAAATTCGGAAGCTAGCTGTAGCAGCAGCCGAACGTAGCTTTCGGACTGTCGAGGCAACCGCGACGGGCCTGACAAAGCTGCGTGCAGGTGCACTGCTAAAGCAGCTAGAAGAGCGGTAGTTAGACCGATCAGACGGATTTGACAGATCGGACCGATTCTGAATCAGACTGATCCGTCCAATCGGTCGGACCACCAATCAGTCCAATACGTCCGATCAGTCAGATCCGTCGGACAGCCAAGCCGAAAAAACGATCAGTCAGATCAGACAGATTTGCAGGATTGATTTCGGACCGATCAGACAGATTTGACAGATCGGACCGATTCTGAACCAGACCGATCTGTCGGATCCGTCCAATCGGTCAGACTACCAATCGGTCCAATACGTCCGATCAGTCAAATCCGTCGGACCACCAATCTCCCATGCGCGCACGAAAAAACCCGCAACGGCTGG
This Stieleria sp. JC731 DNA region includes the following protein-coding sequences:
- a CDS encoding alpha/beta hydrolase family protein, translated to MRQASFETTSYRVKFSDGSGRYQLAGIIDRPKDWASGPDAREEANPVVVFSHCFTCSKDLKATVRICRALAKSGIGVLRFDMTGLGGSEGEFSESNFSTNLADLASAIRFATGELGRVTGLVGHSFGGIASLVTASRASQASQHHFPELAGLAMVATLAAPSDSAHLASLLQRMNPAIIDDGVGEVTIGGIRWTITKQMLEDFRSHQVADLLTAIECPVLLMHSPVDETVAFDHALRLMSLLSQSPSPERYGSANAAAKPVSLVSLLGADHLLATNPDDLVFVSDLVASWCWRYRS
- a CDS encoding WD40 repeat domain-containing protein; this translates as MDARSLAVVKSPIRFAGELELIERSPNGRFLALVWKSDGNIKPAEQQRFLQLADAQSLRPLMQPKKIGGKNRAGSLSFSADGKYLVVGIDYGFQLWDTEAKKEISRSDGRSSIWQSQFHPVRREIITIGGTKDIQRWQIADLSSAETINSGLDQVRRIRFRPVGDSLLVFGKRAGKNVLELQSYPDFKVMVKYPAELDPKLITELRFSPDGERFVFRRPGGVLGVGKVNEGRFQPEINCGATVHKYRFINVNTILASVGDGQLKLIQVELPSISNFLNLDLASSQFEVLQSPPRLVAATKLPSGISQISAWNILPIVQMRAGGVLTAQEHLEQGIRLCLEKSDWSQGLRHLIDAKHPVISPLATADASGLNPLTRLTLGSKWQQLAEGSAEPEIRKLAVAAAERSFRTVEATATGLTKLRAGALLKQLEER